In the genome of Cyanobacterium sp. T60_A2020_053, one region contains:
- a CDS encoding Rpn family recombination-promoting nuclease/putative transposase, with translation MKTDSIFYELFQYLPETLFSLLNLPSELAQQYQFLSQELKQLSKRIDGVFLTDNINQPIYFVEVQFQNDNNLYQRLFTEIFMYLGQYNPPNDFRALVIWANHKLDYPLPKYYESFRQSGKLEIIYLDQLDFEPSDNIGIEIVKLIVASEEKAKTQVKYLFDLTENTIKNSTKQKYTVELIEKILIYKFTQYSREELDKMFTLTDFKKTRFYQDTYSEGKLEGKLEGKLEGKLEGKIETIPELLKLGLTREQIARALHLSIDIVNQFPIPKEENY, from the coding sequence ATGAAAACTGACTCCATATTTTATGAATTATTCCAATATTTACCCGAAACTCTCTTTAGCTTACTCAATTTACCCTCCGAATTAGCCCAACAGTATCAATTTCTTTCTCAAGAATTAAAACAACTATCCAAAAGAATTGATGGAGTTTTTCTTACTGATAATATTAATCAACCAATCTATTTTGTCGAGGTACAATTCCAAAATGATAATAACTTATATCAGCGTTTATTTACCGAAATATTTATGTACTTAGGACAATACAATCCCCCCAACGACTTTCGGGCGCTGGTAATATGGGCAAATCACAAACTTGATTATCCCCTACCAAAGTATTACGAGAGTTTTCGTCAATCAGGAAAACTAGAGATTATTTATCTTGACCAACTAGACTTTGAGCCAAGTGATAATATTGGTATAGAAATAGTAAAATTGATTGTAGCCTCAGAAGAAAAGGCAAAGACTCAAGTCAAATATCTGTTTGATTTGACAGAAAATACTATTAAAAACAGCACAAAACAAAAATATACCGTAGAATTAATTGAAAAAATTTTAATATATAAATTTACTCAATACTCAAGGGAGGAATTGGATAAAATGTTTACATTGACAGACTTTAAAAAGACTCGTTTTTATCAGGATACTTATTCCGAAGGAAAACTTGAAGGAAAACTTGAAGGCAAACTCGAAGGCAAACTCGAAGGCAAAATTGAGACAATTCCTGAACTATTAAAGTTAGGATTAACAAGAGAACAAATAGCGCGCGCCCTCCACCTTAGCATCGATATAGTTAACCAGTTTCCCATACCAAAAGAAGAAAACTACTAA
- a CDS encoding PEP-CTERM sorting domain-containing protein (PEP-CTERM proteins occur, often in large numbers, in the proteomes of bacteria that also encode an exosortase, a predicted intramembrane cysteine proteinase. The presence of a PEP-CTERM domain at a protein's C-terminus predicts cleavage within the sorting domain, followed by covalent anchoring to some some component of the (usually Gram-negative) cell surface. Many PEP-CTERM proteins exhibit an unusual sequence composition that includes large numbers of potential glycosylation sites. Expression of one such protein has been shown restore the ability of a bacterium to form floc, a type of biofilm.), whose product MGAGTFLNTITPQDIGGINTSLDYFFDNNRIARVLATFTNTTGSSQGLEVLYGGDLGSDSGTVIENSSSGDNVFQQSDRWFISSDTAPFDDPILTFVRYGLGNVEVALDTFAIPGTDSGNGYTDYFTDVWNLTIGAGETQRLMWFVQMNEDLNTALSETTKFDDLTSLSNAGLLEGLDATTQGEIVNWSSSPQSTPEPSILFGLGALVLLGGVTKRKGKDKDDHLEKE is encoded by the coding sequence ATGGGCGCTGGAACATTTCTGAATACCATTACTCCCCAAGATATTGGCGGTATTAACACCAGTTTGGATTATTTCTTTGACAATAACCGCATTGCCAGAGTCTTAGCCACTTTTACCAATACTACAGGTAGTAGTCAAGGGTTAGAAGTGCTGTACGGTGGTGATTTAGGTTCTGATAGCGGTACAGTAATTGAAAACTCTAGCAGTGGTGATAACGTCTTCCAACAAAGCGATCGGTGGTTTATCAGCTCCGATACCGCGCCATTTGATGATCCTATCTTGACTTTCGTGCGCTATGGTTTGGGTAACGTAGAGGTAGCTTTAGATACTTTTGCAATTCCGGGTACTGATTCGGGTAATGGTTATACAGACTATTTCACAGATGTGTGGAATTTGACCATTGGTGCAGGAGAAACCCAGCGCCTGATGTGGTTTGTACAAATGAATGAAGATTTAAACACTGCCCTCAGCGAAACAACTAAATTTGATGATCTTACCTCATTAAGCAATGCAGGTTTATTAGAAGGATTAGATGCCACCACTCAAGGAGAAATTGTCAACTGGTCATCTTCTCCTCAATCTACGCCAGAACCTTCAATTTTATTCGGTTTAGGGGCTTTAGTCTTGTTAGGAGGGGTGACAAAACGTAAAGGTAAGGATAAAGATGACCACTTAGAGAAAGAGTGA
- a CDS encoding DUF2887 domain-containing protein codes for MKTDKFFYRIFLTQQSLISELIPEIPPDCEFDYQAPVVKEKEFRLDGLLTPLLDDDNLPLVFLEAQMQNDGEFYGRYFGGIFIYLHQYKIKRDWRGLLILNNRKQDLGNQKPYQDLLAEKVQRIFLSDLLTQDKLSPNLALLKLIVTPKKQAVEEANKILASVESEEEFRKKLDVIEAILVNKFPTLTIEEIQKMMNLREADITQTRFYQQVWEIGRSEGEEIGLTKGIQIGRIEATKEAETNMVIRLLNRRCGSLPSQIEGEVRNLSIPQLESLGEALLDFQGMTDLENWLINNSKN; via the coding sequence ATGAAAACCGACAAATTTTTTTATCGCATCTTTCTCACTCAACAATCACTAATATCAGAATTAATCCCTGAAATACCGCCAGACTGTGAATTTGATTATCAAGCGCCCGTCGTCAAAGAAAAAGAATTTCGTTTAGATGGTTTATTAACACCATTGCTTGATGATGATAATTTACCTCTAGTGTTTTTAGAAGCACAAATGCAGAATGATGGTGAGTTTTACGGGCGCTATTTTGGTGGTATATTTATCTACTTACATCAGTATAAAATTAAGAGAGATTGGCGAGGATTGTTAATTTTAAATAACCGTAAACAAGATTTAGGAAATCAAAAACCCTATCAAGATTTGTTAGCGGAAAAAGTACAAAGAATATTTTTATCAGACTTATTAACACAGGATAAATTAAGCCCAAATTTAGCATTATTAAAATTAATTGTTACACCGAAAAAACAAGCAGTAGAAGAAGCGAATAAAATTTTAGCAAGTGTGGAGAGTGAGGAAGAATTTAGGAAAAAATTAGATGTGATAGAAGCTATACTGGTAAATAAATTTCCCACATTAACTATTGAGGAGATACAAAAAATGATGAATTTAAGAGAAGCCGACATCACCCAAACTAGATTTTATCAGCAAGTATGGGAAATCGGGCGCAGCGAAGGAGAAGAAATTGGACTTACAAAAGGAATACAAATTGGGCGTATTGAAGCTACTAAAGAAGCAGAAACTAATATGGTTATCCGCTTATTAAATCGCCGTTGCGGTAGTTTGCCCTCTCAGATAGAAGGGGAAGTACGCAATTTATCCATTCCTCAATTAGAATCTTTAGGGGAAGCATTACTGGATTTTCAGGGCATGACAGATTTAGAAAATTGGTTAATAAATAACTCCAAAAATTAA
- a CDS encoding DUF3685 domain-containing protein, giving the protein MTNDAKINLLIFDDDLIVRLGLIALIQGQVNSNISIIAQGKFADIFPLLEQEKAQVINLLLISLDLALNPDKVSDLQALGRKLRLKYPDLPMLLITSSGSNETLENIDNVKGCCLRSGDADELIKAIKICASGGTYFRSSQIKNTPLFWGWLSGQCQLGLREIDKNINEINYYLKQQNLSAIDIIFWQGRRRELRLVRWLVKQVSPTNNSSALPSITNNSQERESTENNQEKTKTTGKLTINKSEITLSRDIIKEKINGSLSNCTDLILETDILLDNIKKELFLLILKELRLLIKDLTSLNLTVEEINQRKLIVIKELWQSSALKYLEIYWDQSKPENDINLKTSITNYSQFIIDNQLIKIPLFEQLLNYLVKEENFLIDYQVYAYGSKDGEEIELILTENALNVVALSVMQYILNELIEYADIKHNLLKPEWKSSRKIAMFRNNLGWKYRREKYWQNPRNIFEDEYPLLTFAYQGIVKTNLSHPRQEELKQLQGLPWLVTILIELVDSLARGAKSLADIFGKALVYILTEILGKGIGLIGKGILQGIGNKIKN; this is encoded by the coding sequence ATGACTAATGATGCTAAAATTAATTTACTTATTTTCGATGATGATTTGATTGTTCGTTTGGGTCTAATTGCCTTAATTCAAGGACAAGTTAACTCTAACATTTCCATTATTGCTCAAGGAAAATTTGCTGATATTTTTCCTCTTTTAGAGCAGGAAAAAGCTCAAGTTATTAATTTATTATTAATTTCCCTTGATTTAGCTTTGAATCCAGATAAGGTCAGTGATTTACAGGCTTTAGGTCGAAAACTGCGCCTCAAATATCCTGATTTACCAATGCTGTTGATTACATCTTCGGGTAGTAATGAAACTTTAGAGAATATTGATAATGTTAAGGGTTGTTGCCTGAGAAGTGGTGATGCTGATGAGTTGATTAAAGCTATTAAAATTTGTGCTAGTGGCGGTACTTATTTTCGTTCCAGTCAAATCAAAAATACTCCATTATTTTGGGGTTGGTTATCTGGTCAATGTCAGTTAGGTTTAAGAGAAATCGATAAAAATATTAATGAAATTAACTATTATTTAAAACAGCAAAATTTATCAGCTATCGATATTATTTTTTGGCAAGGCAGACGGAGAGAATTACGGCTCGTGCGCTGGTTAGTTAAGCAAGTTTCACCTACTAATAATTCCAGCGCCCTCCCCTCCATAACTAATAATAGTCAAGAACGAGAATCAACGGAAAATAATCAAGAAAAGACAAAAACAACAGGTAAATTAACGATAAACAAGAGTGAGATTACGTTATCGAGGGATATTATTAAAGAAAAAATTAATGGTTCTTTATCAAATTGTACTGATTTAATTTTAGAAACTGATATTTTATTAGACAATATAAAAAAAGAATTATTTTTATTAATTTTAAAAGAATTAAGACTATTAATAAAAGATTTAACTAGCCTTAATTTAACTGTAGAAGAAATTAACCAGAGAAAGTTAATAGTTATTAAAGAATTATGGCAAAGTAGCGCCCTCAAATATTTAGAAATTTATTGGGATCAATCAAAACCAGAAAATGACATTAATTTAAAAACAAGTATTACTAACTATAGTCAATTTATCATTGACAATCAACTAATTAAAATACCTTTATTTGAGCAATTATTAAATTATTTAGTCAAAGAAGAAAACTTTTTGATCGACTATCAAGTTTATGCTTATGGTAGTAAAGATGGAGAAGAAATAGAATTAATCTTAACAGAAAATGCTCTAAATGTAGTGGCTCTTAGTGTGATGCAATATATTTTAAATGAGTTAATAGAATATGCTGATATTAAACATAACTTATTAAAACCCGAATGGAAATCATCTCGAAAAATAGCTATGTTTCGTAATAATTTAGGTTGGAAATATCGCCGAGAAAAATATTGGCAAAACCCCCGTAATATTTTTGAAGATGAATACCCTTTATTAACTTTTGCTTATCAAGGTATCGTCAAAACTAATCTTAGTCATCCTCGCCAAGAAGAGTTAAAACAATTACAAGGATTGCCTTGGTTAGTAACTATTTTAATCGAATTAGTAGATAGTTTGGCGAGGGGCGCTAAATCTTTAGCTGATATTTTCGGTAAGGCATTAGTATATATTTTGACGGAAATTCTCGGTAAAGGTATTGGCTTAATTGGTAAGGGCATATTACAAGGCATTGGCAATAAAATTAAAAATTAG
- a CDS encoding transcriptional repressor, with protein sequence MEQQGAKTQSIRSLADALHRCQELGMRLSRQRRFILQLLWSTQEHLSAKQVYDLLSQQGKHIGHTSVYQNLEALSSHGIIECVDRHDGRLYGSVTDKLSHVNVIDTNKIINVCVELPSEIIAEIETKTGVKVTNYRVDFFGYSNQN encoded by the coding sequence ATGGAACAACAGGGAGCAAAAACCCAGTCAATTCGCTCCTTAGCTGATGCCCTACATCGCTGTCAAGAATTAGGGATGCGGTTATCTCGTCAAAGGAGATTTATCCTACAATTGTTGTGGTCAACACAAGAGCATTTATCCGCTAAACAAGTTTATGATCTTTTAAGTCAACAGGGTAAGCATATTGGTCATACTTCGGTATATCAAAATCTTGAAGCATTGTCTAGTCATGGTATTATCGAGTGTGTTGATCGACACGACGGGCGCTTATATGGTAGTGTTACGGATAAACTCAGTCATGTTAACGTTATTGATACCAATAAAATTATTAATGTTTGTGTAGAATTACCTTCGGAAATAATTGCAGAAATTGAAACAAAAACAGGGGTAAAGGTAACTAATTATCGGGTTGATTTTTTCGGTTATAGTAATCAAAATTAA